The window TCATTAGTTATATTGGCTTCATTCTCGTTGTTTTGTAACGTTACTGCAAGTGTATCAGACATTGGACCGTTTCCATGTCTAGTTTGATAACAACGCGTAACGTAAAAGATATCAACTTGTGTTGCATTGCTTAAATGTGTTTTTATAAGTTGAATAGCATTTTTAGAAGAGGTGTAGCTCCAAGTAGTGTGTGGATAAAATCCATGTTGGGTATCTAGTAAAATTCCCTGGCTGCCCTCAAAAATAAAATGCTCAAATGTTGTCGCTAATTCTGAAAGTGATGTTACACTATAAAACTTTTTAATATCTAAACAACTGTCGGTAAAATAGTTTTCGTTATACTCCTTTAGTTCATTTTGATAATACTCCTGTACCGATTTTGGCTGACTTTTTAGCTTTGTTTCGTAATAGGTCTTGATACTTTGTAAACGCTGTTTTAAAACCCATTCAAACTGTAAGTCGTTTGCGTACAAATAAACTTCATCTTTATTTCTAGCAATGGTTGTTCCAAAACCTAAACCACAGGAGCCGTGATTTTGTTGTTTTTCTATCGCTCTATTAAAAGCAATATCATAAAATGTAGTAATCATCGCTAAGGGATGAAAATATAATTTAGGCTGATAGGTTTTTAAGAAATCACCTTCGTCTAAAATAGCAGGCGGAAATAGGGTCGTATGTTCCGAGTAATACGTTGGAACTCCCAATAATGTTCCGGAACCAAAATTACTAAAGGTATGTGTTAGTTTATCTGTACTTACTGTGTGCCCAATTTGATGACCACCAGAAAATCGAATCACTACACTTTTTTCAGGATGTTGAGATGCCAGAAAGTCGGTAGTCAACCCTTTTCCAGCATCTCCAAATCCTAAGTCTATAACTATACTGCACTTTGGCATTTATAACATGTTTTCTACTTCTGTATTATCAGAAGACGTATTGGTGTTTGTTGTAGCGTTATATGGTTTGTGATTTTGAATGACTACATCTGCAATGCGTTTTGCTACGGTTTTAAAATCAGGAATTTCTATAAAATTATCACCTAAAAGTGCCTTCCAATTACCTTTTCTTCTGTCTTGCTTGGCATAATCATTATGCTCTAAATGTAAATGAAACACATTATATTTTTCTTGAGCTTCTTTTATTATCGCTTCTGAAGTAATGGTTTCTGCTTCATCAGCACAGGTATATCGTTTAATGATTTCTGCTGGAATCGTAGGAAAAACAGGCTCATCACCAATGGTGAATAAAAAGCCTTTTTGTTGTCTTTTTTCCCAACAATCAATAGCGGTATGACGTGCAGCAAACAAATGTGCCAAGTTATAACCTTCTTGATTGTTTCCGCCCCCGCCACTTTCTAAATAGACGCGTGTTAACCAACGGTCTAACAATTCGGCAGAAGACTCAAATTGTCCAACTTGTAAAGGTGCGCTGTCATAAATAAAATCTCCAATACCTAAAAATAAGACTTGTGGATCTTCAATCCCAGCTTCCATTAAAGAACCAATAAGGTCTGGTAGGGCTTCTTTTACAATATGTTCTGGCACAAAACCCATACTTCCAGTAACATCTAATGCTACAATAATAGATACAGTTTCAGGATGTTCTTCAGAATCTCTAGATTCTCTTACAACTGCTTTTACAGGATCCATTTCTGGGTCTATTTGTCTAGATGTAAATATTTCTTCTCTAGATTTGTTACTGTAATTTTTAGTTTTGCGTAATCGTTTATAAGCGTCGTTACTAAATCTTCCTCCTCCCATAATTATATGTCGTTTATGATTGCGCCAAATAAATGCGAGTAACGTTTTTTGGCTAATTCTAATTTAATTTCTAAGTTTCTAATTTTAACAGACATTTCTAAGTCTTTGATTACATAATTTTTTGCATCAAAATCTGAGGCTAAAACTAAACTGTTTGCGTCTGTCGGACTCATGTCTAACATGTTTTCTTGCTCGCGTTTTAGACGTCTTAATGACAACGCTAAATCTTCTGTTTCGCGCTTGTACATTAATTGTGCATCCTCTGCAATGGCATTGGCACGATCGTCTCTTATTTTTTCGTTATTACGCTTTAATGAATCTAAAAAAGCAGCACTTTTAACATTGTCTTCCATAAAAAAAAGTTTACAACAAAGTTAACCATTACAACTTGCTTTTTTAATCCCTGAAAAGGGTGATTTTACTTTTTATTTAAAAAAGTAACTTAACAACTATTTTTAGATGTCCTAATATCTCCGAAAAAGAAGACTTAATTTACTTGTTAAGTGATTATCTTTGGTGTTCTTAAAAAGGATTTATGACAACAATACACTTATCTTCAACGGGGTTTTTAATTAATTCAATTTCTATTACATTTCCCGTTTCGATACATACTTTAATATCTAGTTTAGATAATAATTTTAGAACATTTAAAGCGAAAAATAATTCTATTTTTACGTGGGATGATTTAGGGATTTTAGGGTATTCTGAAAATGGAGAATTTATAGATTCCCTAACTTTAGAATTCGAACCAGATGCTTACGATTTTAGTCCAAAACAAAAATTCTCCGGAACGTTTTATTTTAATGATGAAGAGATTACTAGTTATTATAAAAGCCATAAGTCGGAGCGGGTAGAGCTGTTTGAAGGTGATGATTGTGGAGCGTTGGTACAACATAATATTAGTGCCTGGTTTGATGTTAATGATACTATTATTAGTGCTATTGAAATAAGTAATTACGAACCATATCAACGTTCGGCAGGTATTGCGGAAGATAAGTACACTATAAAACAACTTGATGAAGAGCAAATCACGTTTACAGATTTAGGATTTAAACTGTCTATTATTGAGGAGTTAATGTATGTGAAGGAATTATTGCAACCTAAATTTGATATCTACGAATTTGCAAAGTGGTACAAAGACCGTAAAATAGATATTGATGAAGAAGGCTATGAGCCTATTGCTGAGGTTGTACAATATTTTAAAGATTTACCAATACCTAAAAGATTCGCTTCGGAAATTACAGAAATCTATCAAGATGGAGGGAACGATATTTATATGAATTTGGCACCTTTTTCTGGTGGTAGTGAATCCGATTGGGATATTGAACTTAGTGCTGATGCTAAACAGTTTCCTAATTTAAAAAAAGTAACACTATGTTATGCCAAAGAGCATGTTTATAACGAATTTTTAGCAATGGGTATAAATGCAGAATGGCTATAATCACTTAAGCTTATATCTGTAAATAATTATTGATACTTAAAAAGAACATTTAAAATTATAAAAAGTACGCTAATTACTGTGTGCTTTTTTTTATGCTTAAAACTTAAAAGCTATTTCAGTATTTATTGATATCACTGATTTCAGTGATAGGGAGGGCCTACATTAATCCTAATTTTGTCATGTAACAATAACAATAATATTATGGGATTAACAATTTCAAGTGGAATTTTAGTAGACTTTATAGAGAACGAACCAGAAGGATATCAAGCCTATAAAAATATTTTTGAAAATATAAATGTGATATTGGCTTCTAATAATTTAGAGCTGCATCAAGAGCCTGATGTTCTAGAAAAAGCACCTTTACATGTTGGTGGTTTTTCTTATAGTTTTTTACATCATTTAAGACGTTTTTTAGCCCATACTTGGGAAAACGAAGATAATGATGCTTGGTCGCCTTCGCCTTTTTCTGCTGAAGAAGATCCAACAGAAGATGCTATTTTGGAGGATCATTATTCTTATATGTCTAGCCATTTATTAACGCATTCTGATTCTGAAGGTTTCTATCTTCCTGTAGAGTTGCCAGAAGTGCTTTTTAGTACTGATGAAGCACCTGTTCCTGGAGCAATGATAGGATCGTCTTATAATCTTTTAAAAGAATTGAAAGATGTGACAACGTATTTAGGTATCAAATTAGACGAAAATGATACCATTACAAATTTATCAGAATTAAATACAATTATTGAGAATGAGGGGCCTTTTTGGATTGAAATATTAGTTTGTGTTACGCTTATAGAAGCTGCAAAATATAGTATTACAAATAAAACAGCTCTTATTTTTAATTAGACAGAAATCTCCTAATTGTAAATTTTACAATAAGCAATTAATCAATTATAATTTTTAATAAAACGTATTCACATTGAAAACACTTCAGCCTTATTTTATCCTATTACTCGTAATGCTTTCATCTTGCAGTCAAAAAAGCTACACAGCACTTTATAGTGAAGATTCTATTTTATTAGGAGATGAGATTAAGTATCATTTATCTAAAAATCTTTTAAAATTAGAGATTGTGTACACTGTAAATGAACCAAGAGTACAAAAAAATGGTCAAGATCAACCATTAGAATTAAAAGAGACTCAGGTAACTATAGAGGATCCTATTAAA is drawn from Psychroserpens sp. NJDZ02 and contains these coding sequences:
- a CDS encoding DUF6892 domain-containing protein — translated: MTTIHLSSTGFLINSISITFPVSIHTLISSLDNNFRTFKAKNNSIFTWDDLGILGYSENGEFIDSLTLEFEPDAYDFSPKQKFSGTFYFNDEEITSYYKSHKSERVELFEGDDCGALVQHNISAWFDVNDTIISAIEISNYEPYQRSAGIAEDKYTIKQLDEEQITFTDLGFKLSIIEELMYVKELLQPKFDIYEFAKWYKDRKIDIDEEGYEPIAEVVQYFKDLPIPKRFASEITEIYQDGGNDIYMNLAPFSGGSESDWDIELSADAKQFPNLKKVTLCYAKEHVYNEFLAMGINAEWL
- a CDS encoding adenylosuccinate synthetase, giving the protein MPKCSIVIDLGFGDAGKGLTTDFLASQHPEKSVVIRFSGGHQIGHTVSTDKLTHTFSNFGSGTLLGVPTYYSEHTTLFPPAILDEGDFLKTYQPKLYFHPLAMITTFYDIAFNRAIEKQQNHGSCGLGFGTTIARNKDEVYLYANDLQFEWVLKQRLQSIKTYYETKLKSQPKSVQEYYQNELKEYNENYFTDSCLDIKKFYSVTSLSELATTFEHFIFEGSQGILLDTQHGFYPHTTWSYTSSKNAIQLIKTHLSNATQVDIFYVTRCYQTRHGNGPMSDTLAVTLQNNENEANITNEFQGEFRAKSLDPKLLNYALSCDAIHHQDLKISKNLVITCLDQHPYFSLSDLLKSIMPSFKSTYASYGPMRQFIKKT